A stretch of Mobula birostris isolate sMobBir1 chromosome 30, sMobBir1.hap1, whole genome shotgun sequence DNA encodes these proteins:
- the pou3f1 gene encoding POU domain, class 3, transcription factor 1, which yields MATTASAHYIPRNNSLHSNSLVHPDSDRMHPGTTYREVQKMVQNDYLHGLASNGHPITHSHQWLSSVTDGTPWVTASHLGQPDPAKANVQTARDDLGNSLHHRTHHMVHQQTHGNHPGGAWGPAAAHHIPGMPPSTNGHQPLIYSQPGFTSLNSMLGPQSQSLHHGMTDALHEDPGGHDNHQQHPPQHHQDHSDEDAPTSDDLEHFAKQFKQRRIKLGFTQADVGLALGTLYGNVFSQTTICRFEALQLSFKNMCKLKPLLNKWLEETDSTSGSPTSIDKIAAQGRKRKKRTSIEIGVKGALENHFLKCPKPSAHEITSLADSLQLEKEVVRVWFCNRRQKEKRMTPAGIPGHPGMEDVYSQRDTPPLHHTLQSPVQ from the coding sequence ATGGCCACCACAGCTTCGGCTCATTACATTCCGAGGAATAACTCGCTCCATTCTAACTCTTTGGTGCATCCGGACTCTGACAGGATGCATCCAGGAACTACCTATAGAGAAGttcagaaaatggtgcaaaatgaCTACTTGCATGGGCTGGCCAGCAATGGGCACCCCATTACGCACAGCCACCAGTGGTTGTCGTCTGTCACTGACGGGACACCTTGGGTCACCGCTTCTCACCTCGGACAGCCAGACCCAGCAAAGGCAAACGTGCAGACAGCCAGGGATGACCTTGGGAACAGCCTTCATCACCGAACACATCATATGGTCCATCAACAGACTCATGGCAACCATCCTGGCGGCGCCTGGGGGCCAGCGGCAGCACATCACATCCCGGGAATGCCACCTTCGACCAATGGGCATCAGCCCCTCATTTACTCGCAGCCAGGATTCACCAGCCTCAACAGCATGCTGGGCCCTCAAAGCCAGTCTCTACACCATGGCATGACGGACGCTCTCCATGAAGATCCAGGTGGCCATGACAACCACCAGCAGCATCCTCCGCAGCATCACCAGGACCACTCGGATGAAGATGCGCCCACGTCTGATGACCTGGAGCACTTTGCAAAGCAGTTCAAACAAAGGAGGATCAAGCTGGGTTTCACGCAGGCGGACGTCGGCTTGGCTCTGGGCACTCTGTACGGCAACGTCTTTTCCCAGACCACCATCTGCAGGTTTGAAGCCTTGCAACTCAGCTTCAAAAACATGTGCAAACTGAAGCCTCTCTTGAACAAATGGCTGGAGGAGACTGACTCAACCTCAGGGAGCCCCACCAGCATAGACAAGATAGCTGCCCAAGGGAGGAAGAGAAAGAAGCGGACGTCCATTGAGATAGGGGTGAAGGGGGCTTTGGAGAACCACTTCTTAAAGTGCCCCAAGCCATCAGCTCATGAGATCACCAGCTTGGCTGACAGTCTGCAGTTAGAAAAAGAAGTGGTCAGAGTTTGGTTTTGTAACAGAAGACAAAAAGAAAAGCGGATGACCCCAGCCGGAATCCCCGGCCACCCAGGGATGGAGGATGTATATTCACAAAGGGACACTCCGCCGCTTCATCACACACTGCAGTCCCCTGTTCAATGA